The Virgibacillus dokdonensis genome includes a window with the following:
- a CDS encoding type II toxin-antitoxin system death-on-curing family toxin, with amino-acid sequence MRIHYLTVKEVTIIHFLIMRKYGDGEQAGIKEQGYLESAVYRPQQTLFKEDAYPTLFGKAAAFFESLARNHTFFNGNKRTAFASLDVFLKKNHKKIISDTNENEVFTVLVAEGKFKFEDIVHWLETHTIPLK; translated from the coding sequence ATGCGTATACATTATTTAACCGTAAAAGAAGTTACAATCATACACTTCCTTATCATGAGAAAGTACGGAGATGGGGAACAAGCAGGAATTAAAGAGCAAGGATATTTAGAATCGGCAGTATATCGCCCACAGCAAACCTTATTTAAAGAAGATGCCTATCCAACTCTATTTGGAAAAGCTGCGGCATTTTTTGAATCATTAGCGCGTAATCATACATTTTTTAACGGAAATAAGCGTACAGCATTTGCTTCGTTAGATGTGTTTTTGAAAAAGAATCATAAAAAAATTATTTCAGATACAAATGAGAATGAAGTTTTCACTGTGCTTGTAGCAGAAGGAAAATTTAAATTTGAAGACATCGTTCATTGGTTAGAAACTCATACCATCCCTTTAAAATAA
- a CDS encoding IscS subfamily cysteine desulfurase — translation MLYFDYAATTPMDEEALAIYQQVAANFWGNTSSIHHIGGEAKEILENSREKLARLLHVPARGLYFTSGGTESNQLAIVSLALSQSNKGKHIITSQAEHASVFSALAYLENKGFEITKIPYTKGGQVDVHQLEKAIRSDTIMVTISYVNAEIGAIQPLQKIQQLLPPNIIFHTDAVQAFGKVDFSKLHQVVDSFSISSHKLYGPKGVGAVYIQPRLAIKGIFPLQTHEHGVRGGTVNTPGIAAFVAAAVKYTRAEVDHADALRRLFLIKLKRELKDCYQVIESPVSQLPHIVGLAMHHYEGQFIMLQCNRKGVCISTGSACGHALSTAGKTMLAMGYTQERQKEFIRISFGKDTKEKDVMQLVKILKEIVTRNKEVGEGVCKNRKKYLVKNAGSSF, via the coding sequence ATGCTATACTTTGATTACGCTGCAACAACGCCCATGGATGAGGAAGCGTTAGCTATTTATCAGCAGGTAGCTGCAAACTTTTGGGGAAACACAAGTAGCATACACCATATTGGGGGAGAAGCAAAAGAAATACTAGAAAACAGCCGGGAAAAGTTAGCGAGGTTATTACATGTTCCGGCAAGAGGGCTTTATTTTACATCAGGTGGTACAGAATCCAATCAGTTAGCAATTGTGTCCCTTGCCTTAAGTCAGTCGAACAAAGGAAAGCACATTATCACATCGCAAGCAGAACATGCTTCTGTTTTTTCAGCATTAGCTTATTTGGAAAATAAGGGATTTGAAATAACGAAGATTCCGTATACAAAAGGAGGACAAGTAGATGTACATCAACTAGAAAAAGCAATTCGTTCGGATACAATAATGGTAACCATTAGTTATGTCAATGCAGAGATTGGCGCTATTCAACCACTTCAAAAAATTCAACAGCTACTACCTCCGAATATCATTTTTCATACCGATGCTGTCCAAGCCTTTGGTAAAGTTGATTTTTCCAAGCTGCATCAGGTTGTTGACAGTTTTTCCATTTCTTCGCATAAATTGTATGGTCCAAAAGGTGTAGGGGCAGTTTACATACAACCGAGGTTGGCTATTAAAGGGATTTTTCCTTTACAAACCCATGAGCATGGTGTTCGTGGTGGAACCGTCAACACCCCAGGTATTGCAGCTTTTGTTGCTGCAGCGGTAAAGTATACGAGAGCAGAAGTAGATCATGCAGATGCTTTACGTCGACTGTTTTTAATAAAGTTAAAGCGTGAGTTGAAGGATTGCTATCAAGTGATTGAATCGCCTGTATCGCAACTTCCTCATATTGTTGGTTTGGCAATGCATCATTATGAAGGACAATTCATTATGTTACAATGTAATCGCAAAGGTGTTTGTATATCAACTGGCTCCGCATGTGGTCATGCGTTATCGACAGCTGGAAAAACAATGCTAGCAATGGGATACACACAGGAAAGGCAGAAGGAATTTATCCGTATTTCTTTTGGGAAAGATACGAAAGAAAAAGACGTTATGCAATTGGTAAAAATATTAAAGGAAATTGTAACTAGAAATAAAGAAGTAGGTGAAGGAGTTTGCAAAAACAGAAAAAAGTACTTGGTGAAGAACGCAGGCAGTTCATTTTAA
- the nadB gene encoding L-aspartate oxidase: protein MKKTDIIIIGSGIAALQLANQLQEQLNVTIITKKAITNSNSYRAQGGIAAAISTDDDAYDHYQDTIIAGDQHGNATAIYDLVTEGKQFMHDWVKLVPFDTHANGKISLGLEGAHSKARIAHCGGDQTGKYVIHFLLDSLRSSTRVHWIENEIVIDLLQNKSGRCIGVTTKDKNEVSHMYMANHVVLATGGAGELYTNTSNASSVTGDGIALAYRAGAKICDMEFFQFHPTLLYINGKSVGLISEAVRGAGARLINDLGEKIMKEVHPQRDLAPRHIVAHQLFQQVNRGRKIYIDIRQVRDFSTKFPAITKMLQQHGISMKTGKIPVAPGAHFMIGGVLINAWGATSVKGLYAIGEVAASGVHGANRLASNSLLEGLVYGKRLASYIQQLDSSQTMDFIPKKQHRAQLTGIPFSKKQIQQSMMQAVGIIRDHDCLSKQLSWLNKHPNDPFRQIEQCSLSTIQNYFMWIVARLITEAALLRTETRGCHIRADFPNKDNEHWLQKRIIHYQSNDRMEVTYDTPYTIKNHT, encoded by the coding sequence GTGAAAAAGACAGACATCATTATTATTGGTAGCGGGATTGCTGCATTACAACTTGCCAACCAACTTCAAGAGCAATTAAATGTGACAATAATCACAAAGAAAGCTATAACAAATAGTAATTCCTATCGTGCACAAGGAGGTATTGCTGCTGCTATTTCCACAGACGATGACGCCTACGACCATTATCAAGACACGATCATTGCCGGTGATCAGCATGGGAATGCCACAGCGATTTATGATCTAGTTACAGAGGGCAAGCAATTCATGCATGACTGGGTTAAACTTGTCCCATTTGATACACATGCAAATGGAAAAATTTCTTTAGGCTTAGAAGGTGCCCATAGTAAAGCTAGAATTGCTCATTGTGGCGGGGACCAAACGGGTAAATATGTCATCCATTTTTTGCTTGACTCATTGCGTTCCTCTACACGTGTTCACTGGATAGAAAACGAGATAGTCATCGATCTATTACAAAATAAATCAGGTCGATGTATTGGCGTTACAACAAAAGACAAAAATGAAGTCTCTCATATGTATATGGCTAACCATGTCGTGTTAGCAACAGGCGGTGCTGGTGAACTGTATACAAATACATCTAATGCTTCCTCTGTTACAGGCGATGGAATAGCGCTTGCTTACCGAGCAGGGGCAAAAATTTGTGATATGGAATTTTTTCAATTTCACCCAACACTGCTCTATATAAATGGGAAAAGTGTTGGACTTATTTCTGAAGCTGTTCGTGGCGCAGGTGCTAGATTAATCAATGATTTAGGCGAGAAAATTATGAAAGAGGTTCATCCACAAAGAGACTTAGCACCAAGGCATATCGTTGCCCATCAATTATTTCAACAAGTAAATAGGGGCAGAAAAATATATATAGATATACGACAGGTAAGAGATTTCTCTACAAAATTCCCTGCCATAACAAAGATGTTGCAACAGCACGGAATATCTATGAAAACAGGTAAGATTCCTGTTGCCCCAGGCGCACATTTTATGATTGGAGGTGTCCTGATTAACGCATGGGGAGCTACCTCCGTAAAAGGTTTGTACGCCATTGGGGAAGTAGCTGCTAGTGGCGTCCATGGTGCCAATCGGCTTGCTAGCAATTCTTTATTAGAAGGACTTGTTTATGGAAAGCGCCTTGCATCCTATATACAACAGTTGGACAGTTCGCAGACGATGGATTTTATACCAAAGAAACAACATCGAGCTCAACTAACTGGCATTCCTTTTTCCAAAAAACAAATTCAACAATCCATGATGCAAGCTGTTGGAATTATTCGTGATCATGATTGTTTATCCAAACAATTAAGCTGGCTAAATAAGCATCCCAATGACCCTTTTAGACAGATAGAACAATGTAGTCTTTCCACCATTCAAAATTATTTTATGTGGATTGTCGCACGTCTTATCACAGAGGCTGCATTACTTCGGACAGAAACAAGAGGCTGTCATATTCGCGCTGATTTCCCGAATAAAGATAACGAACATTGGCTACAAAAACGAATCATTCATTACCAAAGTAATGACAGAATGGAGGTCACTTATGATACCCCTTATACAATTAAAAACCATACTTAA
- a CDS encoding transcription repressor NadR — protein MQKQKKVLGEERRQFILSVLKDASKPITGSELAKRTNVSRQVIVNDVTLLKARSEPIIATSQGYMYLQASATESVEKTIACQHTPDEAEAELNIIVDHGVTVKDVTIEHLVYGDLTASIMVSNRKDVEQFIKKITSTGAAYLSELTEGVHLHTLVAAKEEQINEAEIALKQAGFLLDHCDIRG, from the coding sequence TTGCAAAAACAGAAAAAAGTACTTGGTGAAGAACGCAGGCAGTTCATTTTAAGCGTATTAAAGGATGCGAGCAAACCGATTACTGGTAGTGAATTAGCTAAAAGAACAAATGTCAGCCGGCAAGTTATTGTTAACGATGTGACTTTGTTAAAAGCGAGAAGCGAACCAATTATTGCAACAAGTCAAGGGTATATGTATTTACAAGCGTCAGCTACTGAGAGTGTAGAAAAGACCATCGCTTGCCAGCATACGCCTGATGAGGCAGAGGCAGAATTAAATATTATTGTTGACCATGGTGTGACAGTAAAGGATGTAACGATTGAACATCTCGTATATGGCGATCTAACAGCTTCGATTATGGTATCCAATCGTAAGGATGTAGAGCAATTTATTAAAAAAATTACTTCTACTGGTGCAGCTTATCTGTCTGAGCTTACAGAAGGGGTACATCTGCATACATTAGTTGCTGCTAAAGAAGAACAAATTAACGAAGCAGAAATAGCTTTAAAACAAGCAGGATTCTTGTTGGATCATTGCGATATAAGAGGGTGA
- a CDS encoding AbrB/MazE/SpoVT family DNA-binding domain-containing protein has product MSVVTMEKETRKVSKLGNSLGVGIPKSMVDALNIRRGDELEFEVKENALVIKRKEKLEDQLEPEFLRMIQETMEEHDELFKRLK; this is encoded by the coding sequence ATGAGTGTGGTTACAATGGAAAAAGAAACTCGGAAAGTGAGCAAGTTGGGAAATAGTTTAGGAGTTGGAATTCCAAAATCAATGGTTGATGCGTTAAATATTCGTCGTGGTGATGAACTAGAATTTGAAGTGAAAGAAAACGCTCTTGTGATTAAACGAAAAGAGAAGTTAGAAGATCAATTAGAACCAGAATTCCTTCGTATGATACAAGAAACTATGGAAGAACATGATGAATTGTTTAAGAGGCTAAAATAG
- the nadC gene encoding carboxylating nicotinate-nucleotide diphosphorylase: protein MPLIQLKTILKPFFLEDIGHGDITSQHLFDYHTQGTLTLLAKDDGIFCGAEIIEVGFPMVHPLMQINRKKNNGDQLVAGDVIATATGPMIHLLQAERVILNLIQRMSGIATRTYKAVEMVKNTDVKICDTRKTTPGLRMLEKQAVRSGGGYNHRYGLYDAVMIKDNHIAFSGSITNAVQQIKSKLGHTVKIEVEIETKDQLLEAISNKVDIIMFDNCSPETIKRWIHHVPKTIITEASGRISFDQLPTYANSGVNYISLGSLTHSAPSLDISASVYR from the coding sequence ATACCCCTTATACAATTAAAAACCATACTTAAGCCATTTTTTTTAGAAGATATTGGACATGGTGATATAACAAGTCAACATTTGTTCGATTATCATACGCAGGGGACACTTACATTGCTTGCTAAAGATGATGGCATTTTTTGTGGGGCAGAAATAATCGAAGTCGGCTTTCCAATGGTGCATCCGCTTATGCAAATAAATCGCAAGAAAAATAACGGTGACCAACTAGTGGCTGGTGATGTGATTGCAACTGCAACAGGACCCATGATCCATCTATTACAAGCAGAAAGGGTTATACTGAACCTCATTCAGCGAATGAGCGGTATTGCTACACGCACATACAAAGCAGTAGAAATGGTCAAAAACACAGATGTGAAAATTTGCGATACAAGAAAAACCACACCTGGATTACGTATGTTAGAAAAACAAGCGGTGCGCTCTGGTGGTGGATATAATCATCGGTACGGTTTATATGACGCCGTGATGATTAAAGATAATCATATTGCCTTTTCGGGCTCTATAACCAATGCCGTACAACAAATAAAGTCCAAGCTCGGTCACACCGTCAAAATTGAAGTTGAAATTGAAACAAAGGATCAATTGCTAGAGGCAATCTCTAATAAAGTGGATATCATTATGTTTGATAATTGCTCTCCAGAAACTATTAAACGTTGGATACACCATGTTCCAAAAACAATCATTACAGAGGCATCTGGTAGGATTTCGTTTGACCAATTACCTACATACGCGAATAGCGGTGTAAATTATATTTCATTAGGTAGCTTAACCCATTCAGCACCTTCACTGGATATTAGTGCGTCTGTATATCGTTAA
- the nadA gene encoding quinolinate synthase NadA, producing MDLLQELISSTNSIPEEYLHVSQQEMEERVKQIKNDLGEALFIPGHHYQKDEVIQFADAVGDSLQLAQVAAQNKSASYIVFCGVHFMAETADMLTTDEQIVLLPDRRAGCSLADMADIYQTERAWEKLMQQFGESILPLTYVNSTAAIKAFVGQHGGATVTSSNAHQMVNWAFTKKERILFLPDQHLGRNTASDLGIAKTEMAVWDPIQEELLFSGNVKDVKVILWKGHCSVHENFTLTNVEYIRKEHPGMHIIVHPECKKEVVDAANYNGSTKYIIETIKQAKAGSAWAIGTEMNLVQRIIHNHPNKHIISLNPYMCPCLTMNRIDLPHLLWSLESIKKGKPVNQITVDKQTACQARLALDRMLERG from the coding sequence ATGGATCTACTTCAAGAACTGATTTCATCGACCAACTCTATTCCCGAAGAATATTTGCATGTATCACAACAAGAAATGGAGGAACGGGTGAAGCAAATAAAGAATGATTTAGGAGAAGCCTTATTCATCCCCGGTCATCATTATCAAAAAGACGAGGTTATCCAATTCGCCGATGCTGTTGGAGATTCCCTTCAACTTGCCCAAGTCGCGGCACAAAATAAATCTGCCTCTTATATTGTATTTTGTGGGGTGCATTTTATGGCAGAGACGGCTGATATGTTAACCACTGATGAACAGATCGTGCTCTTACCAGATAGAAGAGCAGGCTGTTCTTTAGCAGATATGGCTGATATTTACCAAACGGAACGTGCTTGGGAGAAACTAATGCAACAATTTGGCGAATCCATCCTCCCGTTAACCTATGTCAATTCAACAGCAGCAATTAAAGCATTTGTCGGTCAACATGGAGGAGCTACGGTTACATCTTCCAATGCCCATCAAATGGTGAACTGGGCATTTACGAAAAAAGAACGGATTTTATTTTTGCCTGACCAACATTTAGGTAGAAATACGGCTTCTGATCTCGGGATTGCTAAAACAGAAATGGCAGTTTGGGATCCAATCCAAGAGGAACTTCTTTTTTCTGGCAATGTAAAAGATGTTAAAGTAATTTTATGGAAGGGACATTGCTCTGTACACGAAAATTTCACCTTAACCAATGTAGAATATATAAGAAAAGAGCATCCCGGCATGCATATCATCGTTCACCCCGAATGCAAAAAGGAAGTGGTTGATGCCGCCAATTATAATGGTAGCACGAAATATATTATTGAAACGATTAAACAGGCAAAAGCAGGATCTGCCTGGGCAATTGGAACAGAGATGAATCTTGTCCAACGAATCATTCACAACCATCCAAATAAACATATCATTTCACTAAATCCGTATATGTGTCCATGCTTGACTATGAATCGAATTGATTTACCACACCTCCTTTGGTCTTTAGAAAGTATAAAGAAAGGAAAGCCTGTCAATCAAATTACAGTCGATAAACAGACAGCTTGCCAAGCTCGTTTAGCACTTGACCGTATGTTGGAAAGGGGATAA
- a CDS encoding 5'-nucleotidase C-terminal domain-containing protein: MGNQLRKKLCYMVFIIALIFSNLVPTSTAIAADKGDVEAEDLFISEYVEGRSFNKAIEIYNGTGADMNLANYQLNLYSNGKTEPTNTETLKGILKNGDVFVLSHRDADAAVQQVTDLTSAVVNFNGNDAIALEKNGEIIDVFGEIGDDSDFAKDKTFVRNANVSSPTATFRIDQWTDYGKDIFTYLGSHTMDGEGEQDPGEPTDPDPDPDPDPEPEVSTIAEARQLANGSEVVVEGIVTANSEALSNGNQFSTYMQDETAGVNLFNFEQGDLPEVQKGDRVKVIGTTASYKGLKEVVPASIEVLEQGQTLPAVQQITLEDLQNKEVAESYEGELVRVNGYIPSIPSSPAGGGYNVSFIDQDYNAILLRIMENAVDIRQVAEKQWYDVTGIVSQYNDYQILPTKQADVQVAQQQPEPPSAAGEYETTVEKITDGDTIRIADPVFGSDRVRFVNMDTPETYAAKNKAPERQEINENQKYHGDEATKHVQTYIQPGDKITVKVGEQPTDDYGRLLAEVITADGENVNLEMVRDGYAVSYFIAPIDEKAYPKYQQAVKEAKDQRLGIWDETNPLLELPFAFRANDDQKGFLRYVGNSATKEYVEPNDWADVPVEKRVFFSSAEEAESYGYQSVTGNPSEDNLLVQFLSMNDLHGKIDQQYNLDPDGDGVFDTYGRMDFVASALKEREQDNPNTFMVHAGDMIGGSSPVSGLLQDEPTVEILEEIGFDVGTVGNHEFDEGTKEFMRMVNGGEHPEGKGTEGYDGMNFPQLCANCVDKESGETILPPFHMEEVDGEKIGFIGVNTQASASMVMPDGIADIQFTDEVAAVNEAVAALQQQGVEAIAVLAHIPADQAGDGATGEAADLAREINDAVDIIFAAHNHQVVDGVVDNKLIVQASEYGKAFADVDVEIDRTTGDIVKKDAEVVFVKQSDYEADPNVSKILTKYENQIAPMMNEVIGYNATDLTGDYSNDGDHGLGNLLADGMKSVMNSDFAMMNGGGIRDDLLAGKVTWGDLYNIQPFGNTLMKFEIKGKDLVPIINAQLSKEYGPDYSISGFHYTWDPEASKVVNVTHPDGTPIEEDKTFTLTVNNFMGTSKGSKYRPISDLGKKPVMGPTDLDATVEFVKSLNSTEDDPFLYAAEGRISVAKDEEEPTKNPGTDNGDNGDGTNVDVGNDGNNAKKQKKHDGGNTLGKDNYDDNGDNDGNSSMSDNGNGTLTGGTKHTALGTAGSQHDDGSKLPNTATNLYNLIFIGLALLGGGVALYLRKRYIANKAS, from the coding sequence ATGGGGAACCAATTACGAAAGAAATTATGTTACATGGTATTCATTATTGCTTTGATATTTTCAAATCTAGTTCCAACATCGACTGCGATTGCAGCAGATAAAGGCGATGTGGAAGCAGAAGATTTGTTTATATCCGAGTATGTGGAAGGGCGTTCTTTTAATAAAGCCATTGAAATTTATAATGGTACAGGTGCTGACATGAATCTAGCAAACTATCAGTTGAATTTGTACAGTAATGGCAAAACAGAACCTACAAATACGGAAACCTTAAAAGGGATACTTAAAAATGGCGATGTGTTCGTACTCTCGCATAGAGATGCAGATGCTGCTGTTCAACAAGTAACGGATCTTACATCAGCAGTGGTTAACTTTAATGGAAACGACGCGATTGCGTTGGAAAAGAATGGCGAAATCATCGATGTTTTTGGTGAAATAGGGGATGATTCTGATTTTGCTAAAGACAAGACGTTCGTCAGAAATGCTAATGTGTCGTCACCAACTGCTACTTTTCGTATAGACCAATGGACGGATTATGGGAAAGATATATTTACTTATTTAGGAAGCCATACGATGGACGGGGAAGGCGAACAAGATCCAGGTGAACCAACGGACCCAGATCCTGATCCGGACCCAGATCCAGAGCCAGAAGTGAGCACGATTGCGGAAGCGAGACAGTTAGCGAATGGTTCAGAAGTTGTTGTGGAAGGGATTGTGACAGCTAATTCCGAAGCATTGAGCAATGGTAACCAGTTTAGTACATACATGCAGGATGAAACCGCTGGGGTTAATTTGTTTAACTTTGAACAAGGAGACTTACCTGAGGTACAAAAAGGAGATCGTGTGAAGGTAATAGGAACAACAGCATCCTATAAGGGGCTAAAAGAAGTTGTTCCAGCTTCGATTGAAGTACTTGAACAGGGTCAAACTTTGCCAGCCGTTCAACAAATCACATTAGAAGATTTACAAAATAAAGAGGTAGCCGAGTCTTATGAAGGCGAGCTCGTACGTGTCAATGGATATATTCCTTCCATTCCTAGCTCTCCAGCGGGTGGCGGCTATAATGTGTCATTTATTGATCAAGACTATAATGCTATTTTATTACGAATCATGGAAAATGCGGTAGATATTCGTCAAGTTGCTGAGAAACAGTGGTATGATGTTACGGGAATTGTTAGTCAATACAACGATTATCAGATTCTTCCAACGAAGCAAGCTGATGTACAAGTAGCGCAGCAACAGCCCGAGCCACCTTCAGCAGCTGGAGAATATGAAACAACGGTGGAAAAAATTACGGATGGCGATACGATCCGCATTGCTGATCCTGTCTTCGGTAGTGACCGTGTTCGGTTTGTTAATATGGATACGCCAGAGACCTATGCAGCAAAAAATAAAGCTCCAGAACGTCAGGAAATAAACGAAAATCAAAAGTATCATGGTGACGAAGCGACGAAGCATGTTCAAACCTATATTCAACCTGGGGATAAAATCACCGTCAAAGTCGGAGAACAACCGACAGATGATTACGGTCGTCTCCTTGCAGAGGTCATTACTGCTGATGGGGAAAATGTAAATTTGGAAATGGTTCGTGATGGCTATGCTGTCTCTTACTTTATTGCACCAATTGATGAAAAAGCATATCCAAAATATCAACAAGCGGTGAAAGAAGCAAAAGATCAAAGATTAGGTATTTGGGATGAAACGAATCCATTATTGGAATTACCGTTTGCTTTCCGCGCAAATGATGATCAAAAAGGCTTTTTACGTTATGTCGGTAATTCAGCTACAAAAGAATATGTAGAGCCAAATGATTGGGCAGACGTGCCGGTAGAAAAGCGCGTATTTTTCTCAAGTGCAGAAGAAGCAGAATCCTATGGGTATCAATCTGTTACAGGAAATCCATCCGAAGATAATCTGCTTGTACAATTTTTAAGCATGAATGATTTACATGGGAAAATTGATCAGCAATACAATTTAGATCCTGATGGGGACGGTGTTTTTGATACGTATGGGCGCATGGATTTTGTGGCATCAGCTTTAAAGGAAAGAGAGCAGGATAATCCGAATACGTTCATGGTACATGCTGGTGACATGATTGGTGGAAGTTCACCTGTTTCAGGGCTACTACAAGATGAGCCAACGGTGGAAATTTTAGAAGAAATTGGCTTTGATGTCGGTACAGTTGGAAATCATGAGTTTGACGAAGGTACGAAAGAATTTATGCGCATGGTAAATGGTGGAGAACACCCAGAAGGGAAAGGTACAGAAGGCTATGATGGAATGAATTTCCCGCAGCTTTGTGCAAATTGTGTGGATAAGGAGAGTGGCGAGACGATTTTACCACCATTTCATATGGAAGAAGTGGATGGTGAAAAAATCGGTTTTATCGGTGTGAACACACAAGCATCAGCTAGTATGGTCATGCCTGATGGAATTGCTGATATCCAATTTACGGATGAAGTGGCGGCTGTCAATGAAGCAGTAGCTGCATTACAGCAGCAAGGTGTCGAAGCAATTGCCGTATTAGCACATATTCCAGCTGATCAAGCAGGCGATGGGGCAACTGGAGAAGCTGCTGATCTAGCGAGAGAAATAAATGATGCCGTGGATATTATCTTTGCTGCGCATAATCACCAAGTCGTAGATGGTGTCGTGGATAATAAGCTTATTGTTCAAGCTTCCGAATATGGAAAAGCTTTTGCTGATGTAGATGTGGAAATTGATCGCACGACTGGTGATATTGTGAAAAAAGATGCGGAAGTTGTATTTGTAAAGCAAAGCGATTACGAAGCGGATCCGAATGTCAGTAAAATTTTAACAAAATATGAAAATCAAATTGCGCCGATGATGAATGAAGTGATTGGCTATAATGCAACAGATTTAACGGGTGATTACAGTAATGATGGTGATCACGGGTTGGGGAATCTGCTCGCAGATGGAATGAAGTCGGTTATGAATAGTGATTTTGCAATGATGAATGGTGGCGGCATTCGCGACGATTTATTAGCTGGAAAAGTAACGTGGGGAGACTTGTACAATATTCAGCCATTCGGTAATACACTAATGAAATTTGAAATTAAAGGAAAAGACTTAGTGCCAATTATTAATGCGCAACTGTCGAAAGAATACGGACCGGATTATAGCATTAGCGGTTTTCATTATACGTGGGACCCCGAGGCGAGCAAAGTAGTAAATGTTACGCATCCAGATGGAACGCCAATTGAGGAAGACAAAACGTTTACTTTAACGGTGAATAATTTTATGGGAACTTCAAAAGGGTCGAAATATCGTCCGATTAGTGACCTTGGCAAAAAGCCTGTCATGGGTCCGACTGATCTTGATGCAACAGTTGAATTTGTTAAAAGTTTAAACTCCACAGAGGATGACCCGTTTTTATATGCAGCGGAAGGAAGAATTTCCGTTGCAAAAGATGAAGAAGAACCGACAAAAAATCCAGGAACAGACAATGGCGATAACGGTGATGGAACAAATGTTGATGTTGGAAATGACGGTAACAACGCCAAGAAGCAAAAGAAGCATGATGGTGGGAACACGCTAGGGAAAGATAACTATGATGATAATGGAGATAATGACGGCAACAGCTCGATGAGTGACAACGGTAATGGCACGTTGACAGGAGGTACGAAACATACTGCATTAGGAACAGCAGGAAGTCAACATGATGATGGAAGTAAATTACCAAACACAGCAACTAATCTTTATAATCTGATATTCATTGGATTAGCGCTTTTGGGTGGCGGTGTAGCGTTGTATCTAAGAAAACGATATATAGCAAACAAAGCAAGTTGA
- a CDS encoding DUF421 domain-containing protein, which yields MEYALELLKILGRVATILPLALFATLFMGKRSIGELPVFDFLVILTLGSVVGADIADPEINHIYTAIAIVAIALLQKIVATWKINNRKIGRLLTFEPTMVIYQGQFLVKEMKKIQYPIDTILQMLRAQQIFNVKDVEIAIVEANGYLSIKLYPEKEAARVEHILTQQRSSAKGIDVPVVIDGTIYKHVLSSRNLNTTWLYQELERKNIFDVNDVFYAAVNDLNELHVSIKNTNNSENLPPILH from the coding sequence ATGGAATATGCATTAGAACTATTAAAGATTTTAGGACGAGTTGCGACCATTTTGCCACTAGCACTATTTGCAACACTTTTTATGGGAAAACGCTCCATAGGAGAATTGCCGGTGTTTGATTTCTTAGTTATTTTAACTTTGGGTTCTGTAGTTGGTGCTGATATTGCAGACCCAGAGATAAATCATATTTATACAGCTATTGCAATTGTAGCAATTGCTTTACTTCAAAAAATAGTGGCAACGTGGAAAATCAACAATCGTAAAATAGGCCGCTTGTTAACATTTGAACCTACAATGGTCATTTATCAAGGACAATTTTTAGTGAAGGAAATGAAAAAAATACAGTATCCCATTGATACTATTTTACAAATGTTACGAGCACAACAAATTTTTAATGTAAAGGATGTTGAAATAGCTATCGTTGAAGCAAATGGTTATTTATCTATTAAATTATATCCTGAAAAGGAAGCTGCACGTGTCGAACATATTCTAACGCAACAAAGAAGTTCCGCTAAGGGGATTGATGTACCAGTTGTTATTGATGGAACAATCTACAAACACGTTCTTTCTTCGAGAAATTTAAATACAACTTGGCTTTATCAAGAATTGGAAAGAAAAAATATTTTTGATGTAAATGATGTCTTTTATGCAGCTGTTAACGATCTGAATGAACTCCATGTTAGCATAAAAAACACAAATAATTCAGAAAACCTTCCACCTATTCTACATTAG